Proteins encoded in a region of the Anopheles aquasalis chromosome 2, idAnoAquaMG_Q_19, whole genome shotgun sequence genome:
- the LOC126571373 gene encoding BRCA1-associated protein produces the protein MSVLVSLCLLKIELVADGSSNRSRHQSVNMLGPDSESAASGGCDDAAAAAAAATALGDDEEAGAVSTEHPNNPRLQREMRGQRKPKKITIESYRNRLLSSDASSIDEYRGILPKSSREQTPMDEMPPAAATGKQEYSGEINFFSGNPFVEVTKGILHLFKHNERADITAGGVSKTICLIAVPSSLNCHDILNFIAPCHQEIQHVRILRDGSPNQFMVLLEFRCVEGAIEFYKTFNGAPYNSLELDSLCHAVWVSSVEWGLDGSCLAPQGHTELPTCPVCLERMDESVDGVLTILCNHAFHAGCLIKWGDSTCPVCRCIQTPELSEPSVCMECEGTEALWICLICGHIGCGRYQGGHAASHYRTTNHTYALQLGTNRVWDYAGDNFVHRLLQSKSDGKLVATPSPGGADGEEKIDSMQLEFTYLLTSQLDAQRDYYEERLARLESALGSERQKLQEDNEQAKKKYMTLDAKLQALTKEKHSLEKKITQMSAKMNNVVKELAEEKQFGKTLQSNQSSWQAKFSDLEKKCIEKEQEIIDLKEQVRDLMFYMEAQNTIAGSEMKQELVDGTVILPAGSADSSTLLAAASGSLSPGSNAGTPGGPKGSSAKRRQRKK, from the exons ATGTCTGTGCTGGTTTCTTTATGTTTGCTCAAGATTGAACTAGTCGCCGACGGTAGTAGCAACAGGAGTCGCCACCAGTCGGTCAACATGCTAGGCCCGGACTCGGAATCGGCGGCATCCGGTGGATGCgatgacgcagcagcagcagcagcagccgccacagCACTTGGTGACGATG AAGAGGCAGGTGCCGTATCGACGGAACATCCGAACAATCCACGGTTGCAGCGTGAGATGAGGGGCCAgcggaaaccgaaaaaaatcaCCATCGAAAGCTACCGGAATCGGTTGCTGTCGTCCGATgcctcatcgatcgatgagtaCCGCGGGATCCTGCCGAAAAGTTCCCGCGAGCAGACACCCATGGACGAGATGCCGccggcggcggccaccggtAAGCAGGAGTACTCCGGAGAGATTAACTTCTTCTCCGGTAATCCGTTCGTCGAGGTAACGAAGGGGATATTGCACCTTTTCAAGCACAA CGAACGGGCCGACATAACGGCGGGTGGGGTTTCGAAGACAATCTGCTTGATTGCCGTACCATCGTCGCTGAACTGTCACGACATTCTGAACTTTATCGCTCCGTGCCACCAGGAGATCCAGCATGTGCGCATTCTGCGCGATGGTTCACCGAACCAgttcatggtgctgctggagttcCGGTGCGTCGAGGGAGCGATCGAGTTCTACAAAACGTTCAACGGTGCACCGTACAACAGCCTGGAGCTGGACTCGCTCTGTCACGCCGTTTGGGTGTCGAGCGTTGAGTGGGGTCTCGATGGAAGCTGTCTGGCACCGCAGGGCCACACCGAGCTGCCCACCTGCCCGGTGTGTCTGGAGCGGATGGACGAGAGTGTCGACGGTGTGTTGACGATCCTGTGCAACCATGCATTCCATGCCGGGTGTCTGATCAAATGGGGTGACTCGACCTGCCCGGTGTGCCGCTGCATTCAGACACCGGAACTGTCCGAACCGTCGGTGTGCATGGAGTGCGAGGGTACCGAGGCACTGTGGATCTGTCTGATCTGTGGACACATCGGTTGTGGCCGGTACCAGGGCGGACACGCTGCCTCGCACTATCGCACGACGAACCACACGTACGCCCTGCAGCTCGGTACGAACCGGGTTTGGGACTACGCGGGCGACAACTTTGTGCACCGACTGTTGCAGAGCAAATCGGATGGTAAGCTGGTCGCTACTCCGTCACCCGGTGGGGCCGATGGTGAGGAAAAGATCGATTCGATGCAGCTCGAGTTTACCTACCTGCTGACGTCGCAACTGGACGCACAGCGGGATTACTACGAGGAAAGATTGGCACGGCTCGAATCGGCGCTCGGCAGTGAACGGCAGAAGCTCCAGGAAGACAATGAACAGGCGAAGAAGAAATACATGACGCTGGATGCAAAGCTACAAGCGTTAACGAAGGAGAAGCACAGTTTAGAGAAGAAGATTACCCAAATGTCGGCCAA AATGAACAACGTGGTGAAGGAGCTAGCAGAAGAGAAACAGTTTGGCAAAACGCTGCAATCGAACCAGAGCTCGTGGCAGGCCAAGTTCAGCGATCTAGAGAAGAAGTGCATCGAGAAGGAGCAAGAAATCATCGATCTAAAGGAGCAGGTGCGAGATCTGATGTTCTACATGGAAGCGCAGAACACGATCGCTGGTTCGGAGATGAAGCAGGAGCTGGTCGATGGTACGGTCATACTGCCCGCAGGTAGTGCGGATAGCTCGACCCTGCTGGCCGCCGCTAGTGGATCGCTATCACCCGGTAGCAATGCTGGCACTCCTGGAGGACCCAAAGGCTCCTCTGCCAAGCGTCGCCAGCGTAAAAAGTAA
- the LOC126571392 gene encoding actin-related protein 1 yields MEPYDVIVNQPVVIDNGSGMIKAGFAGDHIPKCRFPNYMGRPKHVRVMAGALEGDMFVGPKAEDYRGLLSIRYPMEHGIVTDWNDMEKIWTYIYSKDELATFAEEHPVLLTEAPLNPRKNREKAAEIFFETFNVPALFVSMQAVLSLYATGRVTGVVLDSGDGVTHAVPIFEGFAMPHSIMRVDIAGRDVTRYLKTLIRKEGFSFRTTAEFEIVRSIKEKVCSLATNPLKEETVDTEKTKYVLPDGNVIEIGPACYRAPEVMFRPHMLGEECEGIHEVLIYSIQKSDMDLRKMLYQNIVLSGGSTLFKGFGDRLLSEIKKHVAKDMKIRIAAPQERIYSTWMGGSILASLDTFKKMWISKREFDEDGQRAIHRKTF; encoded by the exons ATGGAGCCCTACGATGTGATTGTGAATCAACCGGTCGTCATCGACAAC GGTTCTGGAATGATCAAGGCGGGCTTCGCTGGCGATCACATACCAAAGTGCCGTTTTCCCAACTA CATGGGACGACCGAAGCACGTGCGCGTGATGGCGGGCGCTCTCGAGGGGGATATGTTCGTCGGTCCGAAGGCGGAAGATTACCGGGGGCTGCTTAGCATTCGCTACCCGATGGAGCACGGTATCGTCACGGATTGGAACGATATGGAGAAGATCTGGACCTACATCTACAGCAAGGACGAGCTGGCAACGTTCGCCGAGGAGCATCCGGTGCTGCTCACGGAGGCACCGCTGAATCCGcgcaaaaaccgggaaaaggcCGCCGAGATCTTCTTCGAAACGTTCAACGTGCCGGCACTGTTTGTGTCGATGCAGGCTGTGCTGAGTTTGTACGCGACGGGTCGCGTGACCGGTGTGGTGCTGGATTCGGGCGATGGCGTAACGCATGCCGTGCCCATCTTCGAGGGCTTTGCAATGCCACACAGCATCATGCGGGTGGATATTGCTGGTCGTGACGTGACGCGCTACCTCAAGACGTTGATCCGGAAGGAGGGTTTCAGCTTTCGCACGACGGCCGAGTTTGAGATCGTGCGCTCGATCAAGGAGAAGGTGTGTTCGCTTGCGACCAATCCGCTGAAAGAGGAAACGGTCGACACGGAGAAAACGAAGTATGTGTTGCCCGATGGAAATGTGATCGAGATTGGACCGGCGTGCTATCGGGCACCGGAGGTCATGTTCCGCCCGCACATGCTCGGCGAGGAGTGTGAAGGCATCCACGAGGTGCTCATCTACTCGATCCAGAAATCCGACATGGACTTGCGGAAGATGCTGTACCAGAACATCGTACTGTCGGGTGGTTCGACGTTGTTCAAGGGCTTCGGTGATCGATTATTATCGGAGATCAAAAAGCACGTAGCGAAGGATATGAAAATTAGG ATCGCTGCACCGCAGGAACGCATCTATTCTACGTGGATGGGTGGTTCGATTCTGGCTTCGCTCGACACCTTCAAAAAGATGTGGATCTCGAAGCGAGAGTTCGACGAGGATGGGCAGCGAGCGATCCATAGGAAAACGTTCTAA
- the LOC126571403 gene encoding uncharacterized protein LOC126571403: protein MWTWQRPDTIPYPSVWHRFSARAPDSNDQLVSYVVQDVPEDRFEECIDHMCSYFIRDEPICRAIRLTSDPVGIREFSNLWRQVLLQHCAVVCLREDTGELVGANILTVVSRTDGKSALPIHSAGVRKMIDCTLYLTEQAKLFERYPIECFLSAWGLSVHPRYRGLGLAKEILYARIPLCKTLGLKLSATVFSHPGSQIPASKVGFRDAAVEKYEDLEKKGFAFPDISVEYNKLMVLLIE from the coding sequence ATGTGGACCTGGCAGCGCCCTGATACTATTCCGTACCCCTCAGTGTGGCATCGATTTAGTGCTCGTGCACCGGATTCGAACGATCAACTAGTTAGCTACGTGGTTCAGGATGTGCCCGAGGACCGATTTGAGGAATGCATTGACCACATGTGTTCTTACTTTATACGGGATGAGCCTATTTGCCGCGCCATTCGGTTAACAAGCGATCCTGTTGGAATACGTGAGTTCAGCAATTTGTGGCGCCAAGTCCTCTTGCAACACTGTGCCGTCGTTTGCCTTCGCGAAGATACTGGTGAGCTCGTTGGTGCCAATATTCTGACCGTTGTCTCCCGGACTGATGGCAAGTCAGCGCTACCTATCCATAGTGCAGGAGTGAGAAAGATGATCGACTGCACGCTATACTTGACGGAGCAGGCCAAACTATTTGAACGCTATCCGATTGAGTGTTTCTTGTCCGCCTGGGGCCTTTCGGTACATCCACGTTACCGAGGACTTGGGCTGGCGAAGGAGATTCTTTACGCACGCATACCGCTCTGCAAAACTCTCGGTCTGAAGCTGTCCGCAACCGTCTTCTCGCATCCAGGGTCACAGATCCCAGCCAGTAAAGTAGGTTTCCGTGATGCGGCCGTGGAAAAATACGAAGATCTGGAGAAGAAAGGTTTTGCGTTTCCTGACATAAGCGTAGAGTACAATAAACTGATGGTACTGCTGATCGAGTGA
- the LOC126571983 gene encoding odorant receptor 94a-like, with protein sequence MQTFEQLVLYIMYIVFTEVVMVLKALITCYKFDQICRLYKLTLCENFKPQDDLEAELHRKGIGVIKYYYYLYFVTACSAVSSAMLYLLHKEYRTPYFPWMFGIEYGPEARVNYGIIFAYQIIGMYFHMLVNVSGDAQLCYLLGMISIQLDLLAKRFRQLRSSQEFERAFVGLVDHYEKLLQMLREVEKLYSPAFFAQFSASGLVICATAVKASSMFNLSELTAIQNLLYMIAMMLQMYLPCHFGNEVTRKSNVLKTAVYSSQWYNMRLKDRKIILMLLQRLNKPFTLKAYHFFNYNLQAYTTTLNMAYSVHALLQRTTMKRK encoded by the exons ATGCAGACGTTCGAGCAGCTTGTCCTTTACATCATGTACATCGTGTTCACTGAGGTTGTCATGGTGCTGAAGGCTCTGATTACGTGCTATAAGTTTGACCAGATATGTCGTTTGTATAAATTGACATTGTGTGAAAATTTCAAGCCTCAAGACGATCTTGAGGCGGAGCTCCATCGTAAAGGTATCGGTGTGATCAAGTACTATTACTATCTGTACTTTGTAACAGCATGCTCAGCCGTTAGCAGTGCTATGTTGTACCTACTCCACAAAGAGTATCGTACGCCTTATTTTCCATGGATGTTTGGAATTGAATACGGACCAGAGGCACGAGTCAATTATGGAATCATCTTTGCCTATCAAATCATTGGCATGTACTTCCACATGCTGGTCAATGTGTCGGGTGATGCACAACTCTGCTATCTGCTTGGAATGATCAGTATTCAGCTGGATTTATTAGCGAAACGTTTCCGACAATTGCGCAGCTCTCAAGAATTCGAAAGAGCTTTCGTTGGGCTCGTGGATCACTACGAAAAGTTGCTACA AATGCTTCGCGAAGTCGAGAAACTCTATTCACCTGCCTTCTTCGCTCAGTTTAGCGCTAGTGGGTTAGTAATCTGCGCAACGGCTGTTAAGGCCTCATCGATG TTCAACCTATCGGAGCTCACGGCCATTCAAAACTTGCTGTACATGATTGCGATGATGTTGCAAATGTATCTACCATGCCACTTTGGTAATGAGGTGACACGAAAAAGCAATGTCCTCAAAACTGCCGTCTACAGCTCCCAATGGTACAATATGCGGCTGAAAGATCGTAAAATTATactcatgctgctgcagcgactGAACAAACCATTTACCTTGAAGGCGTATCATTTCTTTAACTATAACTTGCAGGCCTACACAACA ACACTCAACATGGCATATTCTGTCCATGCATTGCTGCAGAGGACTAcaatgaaaaggaaatga